The Salegentibacter mishustinae genomic interval ATATAATCCCTTCCGGCAAAAGAAGTTTTAGCTTTCTGAACCTCAAAATCTTTAATTTTCTTTTTCTCCGGTAGAATCTCCCATTCAAATTGATTCATTTCCTGGGTGTAGTAAAATTGATCACGTGAAATAGTTCTCGTGAAAAACAGCTTATTTTCAAGCCTATGCTTTAAAATAACATATTGAAAATCTGTAACTGCTTCCCGGGAAGTATGAGCAGTATTTCCTTTTCTAACAATAGGATTAGCCAGGGTTTTTGCCCGACTGGAAAACTTTGAAAGATCATCTCCTGTAAATAAGAGCATATATTCAGATTTGGATTCATCCAGGTTGGTAGAATCCAATTTATAAGTGAGTTTGTAAATTACTTTGTACTCAAATTTATCGCTGAGTTTTTGAGCACTACAAATTGATGTAAACAAAATAAGTAGAAATATCAAGTAGGCTTGTTTCATAGTTTAAATTATTTCAGTTCGAGTCGATTATTCTTGCTTTCTTCTATTTCGGTAAAAATGCGCTTGTATTCTTTATGCACCTCGGAATTCATGTCTGCTGCCTGACCAGCGTAAGTCATAGGATCGCTTTTATATTGTTTCCATAGGTCCTGTAATTCATTTCTTTCGGTTTCAGCATACATTTTAAGGTTCGTTTTATAGGAAATCTTTGGTGATAATTCCTCTAAACCGAAAAACTCAAAGTTCCAGTGTTTTTCTGTATCAGCAATTTCCAAAATAAGTCCGGGTAAGCCGTTAAATTTATAAGGGCCTTCTGAAATCGGTATCTCTGGAGTAAA includes:
- a CDS encoding GLPGLI family protein encodes the protein MKQAYLIFLLILFTSICSAQKLSDKFEYKVIYKLTYKLDSTNLDESKSEYMLLFTGDDLSKFSSRAKTLANPIVRKGNTAHTSREAVTDFQYVILKHRLENKLFFTRTISRDQFYYTQEMNQFEWEILPEKKKIKDFEVQKAKTSFAGRDYIAWFTSEIPISDGPYKFSGLPGLILELEDTQQHYVFEFFGLEKLSPKLKYKINLNQYAETNKTELYKVWKRYMEDPWGYAPIPDNITISAETKKKYAEAFKESFAKRNNQIELQK